One genomic window of Monodelphis domestica isolate mMonDom1 chromosome 1, mMonDom1.pri, whole genome shotgun sequence includes the following:
- the PEX13 gene encoding peroxisome biogenesis factor 13 isoform X2, whose protein sequence is MTPTGAAAKPSGSRAEPQEMASQPPPPPKPWETRRIPGAGTGPGPGPSFQSADLGPTLLTRSGQPTLTRVPPPILPRPSQQTGNSNLNTFRPAYTSFSSAYGAYGNSFYGSYNPYSYGYGGLGYNRFRMDDLPPSRFVQQAEESSRGAFQSIESIVHAFASVSMMMDATFSAVYNSFRAVLDVANHFSRLKIHFTKVFSAFALVRTIRYLYRRLQQMMGLRRGSENEDLWAESEGTVACLGPEDRAANSAKSWPIFLFFAVILGGPYLIWKLLSTHSEEITATTNWASGEDDHVVARAEYDFAAVSEEEISFRAGDMLNLAPKEQQPKVRGWLLASIDGQTTGLVPANYVKILGKRRGNVFYVPSFYDSCVSTIPNIN, encoded by the exons ATGACCCCCACTGGAGCCGCCGCCAAGCCGAGCGGGAGCAGAGCGGAGCCGCAGGAGATGGCGTCTCAGCCGCCCCCTCCGCCGAAGCCCTGGGAGACCCGGAGGATCCCCGGGGCTGGAACAGGACCGGGGCCTGGTCCCTCCTTCCA atctGCTGATTTGGGTCCTACTTTATTGACAAGGTCTGGGCAACCAACGCTTACAAGAGTACCCCCACCAATTCTTCCAAGACCATCTCAGCAGACAGGAAACAGCAATCTGAACACTTTCAGACCTGCTtatacttccttttcttctgcTTATGGTGCATATGGAAATTCCTTTTATGGAAGCTACAATCCTTACAGTTATGGATATGGTGGGTTAGGGTATAACCGGTTCCGTATGGATGATCTTCCTCCTAGCAGATTTGTGCAACAAGCTGAAGAAAGCAGCAGAGGTGCATTTCAGTCCATTGAAAGTATTGTGCATGCATTTGCTTCAGTCAGTATGATGATGGATGCCACTTTTTCAGCTGTCTATAACAGTTTCAGAGCTGTTTTGGATGTAGCCAATCATTTTTCTCGATTGAAAATACATTTCACAAAAGTGTTTTCAGCTTTTGCGTTAGTTAGGACTATACGGTATCTGTATAGACGATTACAGCAGATGATGGGCTTAAGAAGGGGCTCTGAGAATGAGGATTTATGGGCAGAAAGTGAAGGTACTGTGGCTTGCCTCGGCCCAGAAGACAGAGCGGCTAACTCTGCAAAATCTTGGCCAATATTCTTGTTCTTTGCTGTTATCCTTGGGGGTCCTTATCTCATCTGGAAACTGCTATCCACTCACAGTGAGGAAATAACAG CTACTACCAATTGGGCGAGTGGTGAGGATGACCATGTTGTAGCTAGAGCAGAATATGATTTTGCTGCTGTATCTGAAGAAGAAATTTCTTTCCGGGCTGGTGATATGCTAAACTTGGCACCCAAAG AACAACAGCCCAAAGTCCGTGGCTGGCTTCTTGCTAGCATTGATGGTCAAACAACAGGACTTGTGCCAGCTAATTATGTCAAAATTCTTGGTAAAAGAAGAG gcAATGTGTTCTATGTACCATCTTTTTATGACTCTTGTGTCTCAACAATACCCAACATAAATTGA
- the PEX13 gene encoding peroxisome biogenesis factor 13 isoform X3: protein MTPTGAAAKPSGSRAEPQEMASQPPPPPKPWETRRIPGAGTGPGPGPSFQSADLGPTLLTRSGQPTLTRVPPPILPRPSQQTGNSNLNTFRPAYTSFSSAYGAYGNSFYGSYNPYSYGYGGLGYNRFRMDDLPPSRFVQQAEESSRGAFQSIESIVHAFASVSMMMDATFSAVYNSFRAVLDVANHFSRLKIHFTKVFSAFALVRTIRYLYRRLQQMMGLRRGSENEDLWAESEGTVACLGPEDRAANSAKSWPIFLFFAVILGGPYLIWKLLSTHSEEITATTNWASGEDDHVVARAEYDFAAVSEEEISFRAGDMLNLAPKEQQPKVRGWLLASIDGQTTGLVPANYVKILGKRRGLSCTILCRFI, encoded by the exons ATGACCCCCACTGGAGCCGCCGCCAAGCCGAGCGGGAGCAGAGCGGAGCCGCAGGAGATGGCGTCTCAGCCGCCCCCTCCGCCGAAGCCCTGGGAGACCCGGAGGATCCCCGGGGCTGGAACAGGACCGGGGCCTGGTCCCTCCTTCCA atctGCTGATTTGGGTCCTACTTTATTGACAAGGTCTGGGCAACCAACGCTTACAAGAGTACCCCCACCAATTCTTCCAAGACCATCTCAGCAGACAGGAAACAGCAATCTGAACACTTTCAGACCTGCTtatacttccttttcttctgcTTATGGTGCATATGGAAATTCCTTTTATGGAAGCTACAATCCTTACAGTTATGGATATGGTGGGTTAGGGTATAACCGGTTCCGTATGGATGATCTTCCTCCTAGCAGATTTGTGCAACAAGCTGAAGAAAGCAGCAGAGGTGCATTTCAGTCCATTGAAAGTATTGTGCATGCATTTGCTTCAGTCAGTATGATGATGGATGCCACTTTTTCAGCTGTCTATAACAGTTTCAGAGCTGTTTTGGATGTAGCCAATCATTTTTCTCGATTGAAAATACATTTCACAAAAGTGTTTTCAGCTTTTGCGTTAGTTAGGACTATACGGTATCTGTATAGACGATTACAGCAGATGATGGGCTTAAGAAGGGGCTCTGAGAATGAGGATTTATGGGCAGAAAGTGAAGGTACTGTGGCTTGCCTCGGCCCAGAAGACAGAGCGGCTAACTCTGCAAAATCTTGGCCAATATTCTTGTTCTTTGCTGTTATCCTTGGGGGTCCTTATCTCATCTGGAAACTGCTATCCACTCACAGTGAGGAAATAACAG CTACTACCAATTGGGCGAGTGGTGAGGATGACCATGTTGTAGCTAGAGCAGAATATGATTTTGCTGCTGTATCTGAAGAAGAAATTTCTTTCCGGGCTGGTGATATGCTAAACTTGGCACCCAAAG AACAACAGCCCAAAGTCCGTGGCTGGCTTCTTGCTAGCATTGATGGTCAAACAACAGGACTTGTGCCAGCTAATTATGTCAAAATTCTTGGTAAAAGAAGAG GTCTCTCATGTACAATTTTGTGCCGATTTATCTAA
- the PEX13 gene encoding peroxisome biogenesis factor 13 isoform X1 codes for MTPTGAAAKPSGSRAEPQEMASQPPPPPKPWETRRIPGAGTGPGPGPSFQSADLGPTLLTRSGQPTLTRVPPPILPRPSQQTGNSNLNTFRPAYTSFSSAYGAYGNSFYGSYNPYSYGYGGLGYNRFRMDDLPPSRFVQQAEESSRGAFQSIESIVHAFASVSMMMDATFSAVYNSFRAVLDVANHFSRLKIHFTKVFSAFALVRTIRYLYRRLQQMMGLRRGSENEDLWAESEGTVACLGPEDRAANSAKSWPIFLFFAVILGGPYLIWKLLSTHSEEITATTNWASGEDDHVVARAEYDFAAVSEEEISFRAGDMLNLAPKEQQPKVRGWLLASIDGQTTGLVPANYVKILGKRRGRKTVELNKITEQQRAFTNPALINGTTAADTLEEQEAAFESVFVENNKVPVTSESTSKSGDKQDL; via the exons ATGACCCCCACTGGAGCCGCCGCCAAGCCGAGCGGGAGCAGAGCGGAGCCGCAGGAGATGGCGTCTCAGCCGCCCCCTCCGCCGAAGCCCTGGGAGACCCGGAGGATCCCCGGGGCTGGAACAGGACCGGGGCCTGGTCCCTCCTTCCA atctGCTGATTTGGGTCCTACTTTATTGACAAGGTCTGGGCAACCAACGCTTACAAGAGTACCCCCACCAATTCTTCCAAGACCATCTCAGCAGACAGGAAACAGCAATCTGAACACTTTCAGACCTGCTtatacttccttttcttctgcTTATGGTGCATATGGAAATTCCTTTTATGGAAGCTACAATCCTTACAGTTATGGATATGGTGGGTTAGGGTATAACCGGTTCCGTATGGATGATCTTCCTCCTAGCAGATTTGTGCAACAAGCTGAAGAAAGCAGCAGAGGTGCATTTCAGTCCATTGAAAGTATTGTGCATGCATTTGCTTCAGTCAGTATGATGATGGATGCCACTTTTTCAGCTGTCTATAACAGTTTCAGAGCTGTTTTGGATGTAGCCAATCATTTTTCTCGATTGAAAATACATTTCACAAAAGTGTTTTCAGCTTTTGCGTTAGTTAGGACTATACGGTATCTGTATAGACGATTACAGCAGATGATGGGCTTAAGAAGGGGCTCTGAGAATGAGGATTTATGGGCAGAAAGTGAAGGTACTGTGGCTTGCCTCGGCCCAGAAGACAGAGCGGCTAACTCTGCAAAATCTTGGCCAATATTCTTGTTCTTTGCTGTTATCCTTGGGGGTCCTTATCTCATCTGGAAACTGCTATCCACTCACAGTGAGGAAATAACAG CTACTACCAATTGGGCGAGTGGTGAGGATGACCATGTTGTAGCTAGAGCAGAATATGATTTTGCTGCTGTATCTGAAGAAGAAATTTCTTTCCGGGCTGGTGATATGCTAAACTTGGCACCCAAAG AACAACAGCCCAAAGTCCGTGGCTGGCTTCTTGCTAGCATTGATGGTCAAACAACAGGACTTGTGCCAGCTAATTATGTCAAAATTCTTGGTAAAAGAAGAGGTAGGAAAACAGTGGAATTGAATAAGATTACCGAGCAGCAACGAGCTTTTACCAACCCAGCATTAATTAATGGAACTACTGCTGCTGACACATTGGAGGAGCAGGAAGCTGCCTTTGAATCTGTTTTTGTTGAAAATAATAAGGTTCCAGTTACATCTGAATCCACTAGCAAAAGTGGGGATAAACAAGATCTTTGA